In the genome of Fulvivirga maritima, one region contains:
- a CDS encoding serine hydrolase domain-containing protein codes for MEQTFKILLLFIVLTHISCRENKNKTNTKNEKQAVDDYSAAIDSLIKTTNPRKFNGVVLITQNGETKYFKEYGFSDFEKKTPIISNSNFRIQSNSKQITAVLVLKEAEKGNIDLESPIRKYLPKLEQTWADTVTVHQLMNMSSGVLNIEGPLAFKPGTDFRYSNPAYGLLGKTIEAVTGDNYTEAANTLFKELGMTKTYCYEIDGVNPDLVNGYWVSNEELEKVDFDSLNFTKESWANFVPAGGIISNPHDLNIWDTKLHNGDILKSETYNLMVNSEVVDSDYTFSNKQSNYGYGVNIHEGKPFKYIGHAGRGIGFVNLKIYVPEKKLDIIIMENVYDRDIDIVYHFEKEIRKIVMNSNLVKK; via the coding sequence ATGGAACAAACTTTTAAAATCTTACTTCTTTTTATCGTCCTCACCCACATAAGTTGTAGAGAGAATAAGAATAAGACGAATACCAAAAATGAGAAACAAGCGGTCGATGACTATTCTGCCGCAATCGATAGCTTAATCAAAACAACCAATCCAAGAAAGTTTAATGGTGTTGTTCTGATAACTCAAAATGGCGAAACCAAATACTTCAAGGAATATGGATTTTCAGACTTTGAAAAGAAAACGCCTATTATCTCGAACAGTAATTTTCGAATCCAATCAAATAGCAAACAGATAACAGCAGTTCTCGTTTTGAAGGAAGCCGAAAAAGGAAATATTGATTTGGAAAGTCCAATTAGGAAATATCTTCCTAAACTTGAACAAACTTGGGCAGACACGGTAACAGTCCATCAGTTAATGAATATGTCATCGGGAGTTTTGAATATTGAAGGGCCTTTAGCTTTTAAGCCAGGCACGGATTTTCGCTACAGTAATCCTGCTTATGGATTGTTAGGTAAAACTATAGAGGCTGTAACCGGCGACAATTACACGGAGGCAGCTAATACTCTTTTTAAAGAGTTAGGGATGACTAAAACATATTGTTATGAAATTGATGGAGTTAATCCTGATCTCGTAAATGGTTACTGGGTTTCAAACGAAGAATTGGAAAAGGTAGATTTTGATAGCTTAAATTTCACTAAAGAATCTTGGGCAAACTTTGTTCCTGCAGGAGGCATTATTTCAAATCCTCACGACTTGAATATTTGGGATACAAAATTACACAATGGCGACATCTTAAAATCTGAAACCTACAATCTTATGGTAAATTCCGAGGTAGTCGATTCAGATTATACGTTCAGCAATAAACAATCGAATTATGGGTATGGCGTCAATATACACGAAGGCAAACCATTTAAATACATCGGACACGCTGGAAGAGGTATCGGATTCGTAAACCTTAAAATATATGTGCCAGAAAAAAAGTTAGACATCATTATAATGGAAAATGTTTATGACAGAGATATTGATATCGTCTACCATTTTGAAAAAGAAATTAGAAAAATCGTTATGAATAGCAATTTAGTCAAAAAATAA
- the istA gene encoding IS21 family transposase: MDLKQIINLHLRGLSNRQIALTLGVNRNTVNHYLRSLQSSDQPMEALLQLDTDALEELFSSKTTINNDRYAVLMRFFETMHPQRHHPGFTLQYHYQLYAEQTQDSYSYTQFTTHYQRKYKQAKGSMKLEHKAGKELYVDFAGKKLEVVDPSTGEVSQVEVFVATLPFSQYTYVEACKSQKREDFIQCLNNALRFFGGVPVAIVSDNLKSAVTRSSKYEAVINKTFKDFAHHYGCAINPTRSYAPQDKALVENAVQLAYQRIYYPMRKMTFFSIEALNEEIQHHLKGYNNVLFQRKEASRKELFQSVESSLLKSLPQSTYQVKEYARAKVQKMGYVYFSADKTYYSVPYRYIGSQTQIQYTSKHVEVYYKSQRIALHNRVMSKGAYITNKNHLSSTHRAYSQWSPQYFSDQGGKIGVNVKLFMTGLFLQGDYPEINYKRAMGILMLAKNYGHERVDKACLRAVHHDTYSYQRLKNILSNNMDEHEIEQENHQSHIPSHKNIRGANHYQ; the protein is encoded by the coding sequence ATGGACTTAAAACAAATTATCAATCTTCATTTGAGAGGGCTGAGCAATCGGCAAATTGCTTTGACCCTGGGTGTGAATAGAAACACTGTTAACCATTATTTGCGATCACTTCAGTCAAGCGATCAGCCCATGGAAGCATTGCTACAGTTGGATACTGATGCTTTAGAAGAGCTATTTTCGTCTAAGACAACCATAAACAATGATCGTTATGCGGTTTTAATGCGTTTTTTTGAGACCATGCACCCACAGCGTCATCACCCTGGCTTTACCCTTCAGTACCACTACCAGTTGTATGCTGAGCAAACTCAGGATAGTTACAGTTACACTCAGTTTACCACCCATTATCAGCGTAAGTACAAACAGGCCAAAGGTTCTATGAAGTTAGAGCACAAGGCAGGAAAAGAGCTTTATGTTGATTTTGCAGGTAAGAAATTAGAAGTAGTAGATCCATCTACAGGAGAAGTAAGCCAGGTAGAAGTTTTTGTGGCCACACTTCCTTTTAGTCAGTATACTTATGTGGAAGCATGTAAAAGTCAAAAAAGGGAGGACTTTATTCAATGCCTCAATAATGCACTCCGCTTCTTTGGAGGAGTACCTGTAGCCATCGTGTCAGACAACCTTAAATCGGCAGTTACCCGATCCAGTAAGTATGAGGCGGTTATTAATAAAACTTTCAAAGACTTCGCTCATCACTATGGGTGTGCCATAAACCCTACACGTAGTTATGCCCCACAAGATAAAGCACTGGTAGAAAATGCTGTTCAGCTGGCCTATCAGCGCATTTATTACCCTATGCGTAAAATGACTTTCTTCTCTATTGAAGCGCTTAATGAAGAGATCCAGCATCATCTTAAGGGCTATAATAATGTGCTTTTTCAAAGAAAAGAAGCTTCCAGAAAAGAGCTGTTCCAATCCGTAGAATCATCCCTTCTAAAAAGCTTACCCCAAAGTACTTATCAGGTTAAAGAATACGCCAGAGCCAAGGTACAGAAGATGGGATATGTATACTTCTCGGCTGACAAGACTTATTATAGCGTTCCCTATCGCTACATTGGCTCTCAAACTCAGATACAGTACACCTCCAAACATGTTGAAGTATACTACAAAAGCCAACGCATTGCGCTGCATAATAGAGTAATGAGTAAGGGTGCTTATATTACTAATAAGAATCACCTCTCCAGTACACACCGTGCTTATAGCCAATGGAGTCCCCAGTATTTTTCTGATCAGGGAGGTAAAATAGGTGTAAATGTAAAGCTGTTTATGACAGGTTTATTCCTGCAGGGTGACTATCCTGAGATTAACTACAAAAGAGCCATGGGCATTTTAATGCTGGCCAAAAACTATGGCCATGAGCGTGTAGATAAAGCCTGCCTAAGGGCTGTTCATCATGACACATACAGCTATCAAAGGCTCAAAAATATACTCAGTAATAATATGGACGAGCATGAAATAGAACAAGAAAATCATCAATCACATATCCCTTCTCACAAAAACATCAGAGGGGCTAACCATTACCAGTAA
- a CDS encoding amidohydrolase family protein has translation MKQLTFILLFITLIGCKQNSKSEFIALNSDKSSIQKRTELNQKVLKYIKYKSDVLVLTNATVFDGKGNSANNKQTLIVENGYFQSIGHTSEIKIPKGATIIDLEGKTVIPGIVGVHNHLHIPRFPFVGETASKLYLASGVTTIQTCGSASPEQEIKLSKKIEQGKVIGPKIIISGPYFTGKGGNPNMIIPRNENHIKDTIQYWTEKGVRWFKVYRHTTPSDLEVIIKEAHKRNAKVTGHLCSITFEEATNFGIDGIEHGLNSTSDFRKNKTFGICDGSREYIDELDIKSEEVKRLQQLMIDSNVFLTSTLAIYEASIPNRAFADERALEVMSPFLKSQYNERRNNFDIQKSSDSVRESRLKRIMEFEYQFFKMGGTLTAGVDAGRHVLPGFGDQRNFELLKEAGFTSEEAIKIMTSNGAEVLSNSEIGVIESGKKADFVVINGDIKENIRNVELVFKDGYGYDPNLILEEMNGKFGEE, from the coding sequence TTGAAACAATTAACATTCATACTTCTATTTATAACTCTTATTGGTTGCAAACAAAATTCAAAATCTGAATTTATCGCTCTGAACTCAGATAAAAGCTCAATCCAAAAACGAACTGAATTAAATCAAAAAGTACTGAAATATATAAAGTATAAATCTGATGTTCTTGTCCTAACCAATGCAACTGTTTTTGACGGAAAGGGAAATTCAGCTAATAATAAACAAACATTGATTGTTGAAAATGGTTATTTCCAATCAATTGGACATACCTCGGAAATTAAAATACCAAAAGGAGCGACTATAATTGATTTAGAGGGAAAAACAGTGATTCCCGGAATTGTTGGAGTTCACAATCATCTACATATCCCAAGATTTCCATTTGTTGGAGAAACCGCCTCAAAACTTTACTTGGCTTCGGGAGTAACCACTATTCAAACTTGTGGTTCAGCATCACCAGAGCAAGAAATAAAATTATCAAAAAAAATAGAGCAAGGCAAAGTTATTGGACCCAAAATAATAATAAGCGGACCTTATTTTACGGGAAAAGGAGGTAACCCAAATATGATTATCCCACGCAATGAAAACCATATAAAGGATACCATTCAATATTGGACAGAAAAAGGAGTTCGATGGTTTAAAGTTTATCGCCATACAACACCAAGTGACTTGGAAGTTATTATCAAAGAAGCACATAAACGGAATGCAAAAGTAACGGGACATTTATGTTCAATCACCTTTGAAGAGGCTACAAATTTTGGCATTGATGGAATAGAACACGGACTGAACAGCACAAGCGATTTTAGAAAGAACAAAACGTTCGGTATTTGTGACGGCTCAAGAGAATACATAGACGAGTTGGATATAAAAAGTGAGGAAGTTAAACGACTTCAACAGTTAATGATTGATAGCAATGTTTTTTTGACTTCGACATTGGCTATTTATGAGGCAAGTATTCCAAATAGAGCCTTTGCAGATGAACGTGCGTTAGAAGTAATGTCGCCATTTTTAAAATCACAATATAATGAGAGAAGAAATAATTTCGATATTCAAAAGTCGAGTGATAGCGTTAGGGAGAGTAGATTAAAAAGAATAATGGAGTTTGAATATCAATTTTTTAAAATGGGAGGAACTTTAACTGCAGGAGTTGATGCAGGTAGACACGTACTTCCAGGCTTTGGAGACCAAAGAAATTTTGAGTTACTAAAAGAAGCAGGATTTACGAGCGAGGAAGCAATCAAAATTATGACAAGTAATGGAGCGGAAGTTCTTTCCAATTCTGAAATTGGGGTAATTGAGAGCGGAAAAAAAGCAGACTTTGTAGTAATTAATGGAGATATTAAAGAAAACATACGCAATGTTGAGTTAGTTTTCAAAGATGGTTATGGATATGACCCTAATCTGATTTTAGAAGAAATGAATGGAAAATTTGGAGAAGAATAA
- a CDS encoding DUF4932 domain-containing protein: MKIKQALRITIYTLSIVFFISSCQKAKKESKESKEIISVEYPETYELANIILALTKYGKTDKWEVRQGFDYYNKVQEYFKPVNQHPLLDSVNYSRERWEEYLSFRTDSYAFEFDENNELKRSFEFYANKGFQPFDDHLNLINDFVQKSNFREFFEQNKDYYNSVSNKYKKTQYLNEMREFLTKEFGEQYSNNEKYNVVLSPFVYRMNCHRDIDSMTVADFITIPDYVLSDTISTNDKDIATSIHNLFTEMDHGYVNPTTNQYKELVNKNFNANLWDNKSGYNENNGFGVFNEYMTWAVYDIFLKRHFPNYANEVGLNWSFQNDSRGFEYPQLFTQQLLTLYNQKEDKETLKDLYPKMLDWTSEIQKDLSKPKIISPKDSTYIKFSGKTKITILFSEPMKKSDTITTIFQDGKNLRQFIDLNSSENNLRWSENGKELEFELSFPSDRDAYYFQFNWWGTKHPLISEKGVLIKSGSYFKIINK, from the coding sequence ATGAAAATAAAACAAGCATTAAGAATTACAATTTATACGTTATCAATCGTGTTTTTTATTTCTTCCTGCCAAAAGGCAAAAAAGGAAAGTAAAGAATCGAAGGAAATAATAAGTGTGGAATATCCCGAAACCTATGAATTAGCAAATATCATTCTGGCACTTACTAAATATGGAAAAACTGATAAGTGGGAAGTCCGACAAGGTTTCGATTATTATAACAAAGTTCAAGAATATTTTAAACCAGTAAATCAACACCCTTTATTAGATTCTGTAAACTATTCAAGAGAAAGATGGGAAGAATATTTAAGCTTTAGGACTGATTCTTACGCATTCGAATTTGATGAAAACAATGAATTAAAAAGAAGTTTTGAGTTCTATGCAAATAAGGGATTTCAACCTTTTGATGACCATTTAAACTTAATAAACGACTTTGTTCAAAAATCAAACTTTAGAGAGTTCTTTGAACAAAATAAGGACTATTACAATTCTGTTTCAAACAAATATAAGAAAACACAATACTTAAACGAAATGCGTGAGTTCCTGACAAAAGAATTTGGCGAGCAGTATTCGAACAATGAAAAATATAATGTTGTGCTTTCCCCTTTTGTTTATAGGATGAATTGCCATAGAGATATCGATTCAATGACTGTGGCTGATTTCATAACAATTCCTGATTACGTTTTATCCGATACAATTTCAACAAATGATAAAGACATAGCCACTTCAATTCACAACTTGTTTACAGAAATGGACCACGGATATGTAAATCCAACTACAAACCAATATAAAGAATTGGTCAATAAAAATTTCAATGCTAATTTATGGGACAATAAAAGTGGATACAATGAAAATAATGGATTTGGAGTGTTTAACGAATATATGACCTGGGCAGTTTATGACATATTCTTGAAAAGGCATTTTCCCAATTATGCAAATGAAGTTGGCCTAAATTGGAGTTTTCAAAATGACAGTAGGGGTTTTGAATATCCTCAACTATTTACACAACAACTCTTGACTCTTTACAATCAAAAAGAAGATAAAGAAACTTTAAAGGACTTATATCCTAAAATGCTAGACTGGACTTCTGAAATTCAGAAAGACTTATCAAAACCGAAAATAATCTCACCAAAAGATTCAACTTACATCAAATTTTCTGGAAAAACTAAAATCACTATTCTGTTTTCAGAACCAATGAAGAAAAGCGATACAATAACAACGATTTTTCAAGATGGAAAAAATTTAAGACAATTTATAGACCTAAATAGTAGTGAAAATAATCTACGTTGGTCGGAAAACGGAAAGGAATTAGAATTTGAATTAAGTTTTCCTAGTGACCGAGATGCCTATTATTTCCAGTTCAATTGGTGGGGAACAAAACATCCGCTTATTAGTGAAAAAGGAGTATTGATAAAGAGCGGGAGTTATTTTAAAATCATTAACAAATAA
- a CDS encoding DUF6584 family protein, with translation MLPATMKKLISNFRSWILSSENSEVKKTRLSLWERHRTIKDYRNALELRIIKRAEKDVLDGDIDKAISRYEGFFQYYSINQDLHNKIAELYLHKDDKVSAGRHLFLKENLSETEMQCVRKFKKSCGNSSTIILKKLLPKENFRVKELTDYQKNKLKKLIDDSIKESAVTPNFLKGIKRYLDKIKAGSTVYTK, from the coding sequence ATGTTACCAGCAACAATGAAGAAGCTAATCTCAAATTTTAGATCTTGGATTTTGTCATCTGAAAACTCAGAAGTCAAAAAAACAAGATTGTCACTTTGGGAGAGACATCGAACAATTAAAGACTATAGAAACGCTCTTGAATTAAGAATAATAAAACGCGCTGAAAAAGATGTACTTGATGGCGATATCGACAAGGCAATTAGTAGATATGAAGGATTTTTCCAATACTATTCTATCAACCAGGATTTGCATAACAAAATAGCTGAATTATATCTTCATAAAGATGATAAGGTTAGCGCTGGGCGACACCTCTTTTTGAAAGAAAATCTTTCAGAAACTGAAATGCAATGCGTTAGGAAGTTTAAAAAGTCTTGTGGTAACAGCTCGACTATTATTTTGAAAAAGCTATTGCCAAAGGAAAATTTTAGAGTTAAGGAATTAACGGACTATCAAAAAAATAAGCTGAAAAAATTAATTGATGATTCAATAAAGGAATCAGCAGTAACTCCAAATTTCTTAAAAGGAATTAAAAGATATTTAGATAAAATAAAAGCTGGTAGCACTGTATATACAAAATAG